A window of Thermus filiformis genomic DNA:
AGGACGACCCCGTACTCCTTGGCGTAGTACACCGCCCGGGGGTGCAGGACCCGGGCCCCCAAAGCGGCCATCTCCAGCATCTGGTCGTAGCCGATGACGGGGAGCTTCCGGGCCTCGGGGATCAGGTGGGGGTCGGTGGTGTACACCCCCTCGGTGTCGGTGTAGATCTCGCACTCCTTGGCCCCCAAAGCGGCGGCGATGGCCACCGCCGTGGTGTCCGACCCTCCCCGGCCCAAGGTGGTGATCTCCCCTTCCTCCGTGGTGCCCATGAAGCCCGCGATCACCGCCACGTACCCCTCCTCCAGGGCCTTTTGGATCCGGCCCGGCTCCACCTTGAGGATGCGGGCGTTGCCGTAGCGTCCGTCGGTGAAGATGCCGATCTGGTGCTGGACGAAGCCCTTGGCGGGGATCCCCATGGCCTGGAGCTGCATGGAGAGGAGGGCCACCGAGACCTGCTCCCCCGTGGTGGTCAAAAGGTCCAGCTCGCGAAAAGGGGGTCTCGGGTTGACCCGTCTGGCCAAGGCGATGAGCTCGTCGGTGGTGTGCCCCATGGCCGAGACGACCACCGCGAGCCGGTGCCCCTTCTCCCGGTAGTGGGCGATGCGCTGGGCCACCTTGTGGATGCGCTCCAGGTCCCCCACGCTGGTTCCACCGTATTTCTGCACGACCAGGGCCATCCTTCCTCCTTCCCCCCGAGGGGGGTTTGGTGCATAGTAATCCAGCCGGGCCCCCGGGGGCAAGGCGGCGGGTATACTCCTTCTTTGTGACGCTCGAGGAGTACCACCGCCTGACCCCCCTCCCCCACCCCCGGGGGGTGGTCTACGTCAAGCCGGGGGCCCGGGGCTATCCGGACCCCGTCTACGACCTCCTGGCCCGCACGGTGGAGCCCTTCGGGGAAAGGGCCCTGGACCTGAACCCCGGGGTGGGCTGGGCCAGCCTTCCCCTGGAGGGCCGGATGGAGGTGGACCGGCTCGAGACCTCCAAGGCCGCCCTCCTCGCCCTGGAAAGGAGCGGCCTGAAGGCCAGGCGGGCCCTCCCCTGGGAGGCGGAGGAAGGGGCCTACGACCTGGCGCTTCTGGTCCTCCCCGCGGGCCGGGGCAGCCGCTACACCCAGCTCGCCCTCCTGGGGGCGGCCCGGGCCCTGAGGCCGGGGGGGCGGCTCTACCTGGCGGGGGACAAGAACAAGGGGTTTGAGCGGTACTTCAAGGAGGCAAAGGCCCTCCTCGGCTACGGCCTGGTCCTTAAGCGGGAGGGGGCGGCCCGAGTGGCCCTTTTGGAGAAGGAGCGGGAGGCTCCGCCCCTGCCCGAGGTCTGGTCCAGCTTCACCGAAGAGGTCTACGGAAGGACCTTCCGCTTTTTCCACCTGCCTGGGGTCTTCTCCGCGGGCCGCCTGGACCCGGCAAGCCGCCTCCTCCTGGAGGCCCTGGAGGAGGTGGAGGAGATCCGGGGCCTGGAGGTCCTGGACCTGGGGGCGGGCTACGGGGGCCTCACCCTGCCTTTGGCCCACCGGGGGGCGCGGGTGAGCGCGGTGGAGGACGACTGGGCGAGCGTCCTCTCCTTGCGAAGGAGCCTGGAGGAAAACAACCTCCAGGCCGAGGTCTACCACTCGGACGTGGACGAGGCCTTGCCGGAAGAGGCGCGGTATACTATAGTGGTGACGAACCCCCCGTTCCACGTGGGGGGGAGTTTCATCCTGGATGTGGCGCAAGCGTTCGTCCACGCGGCCTACGCCCGGCTCAGGCCGGGTGGGCGGTTTTATTTGGTGGCCAATCCCTTTCTGAAGTACGAGCCCTTGGTGGAAGCCCTTTTCGGCCAGTGCGAGACCCTGCGTCTGGAGGCCTACAAGGTTCTTTTCGCCGTAAGGAGGTGAGCCTTGAGCAAGAAGAAGAGCAAGAAGGAGAAGGAGCCCCTGGCCGCCGAGGAGAAGGAGGCGCCCACCCCCCAGGAGCCGGGGGCGGTCCTGGTGGCCGGGGAACAGCAAGTTGCTTCCCCGCTAGGGGAACACCAAGAGGACGAGCCCCCGCCCGACCTCGAGGCCGAGCTTCCCGAGGTCCTGGACGACCCCGAGCTGGATCCCGAGGTGCTCCAGGACCCGGAGAGCCTCCTTTTGGAGCCAGACCTCCTCGCTGCTTCCCCGCTAGGGGAACACCTCGAGGAGGAGCTGGAGGAGGAAGAGGAGCTGGCCCTCCCCCGCGTCTCCACCTCCGACCCGGTGCGGCAGTACCTGCACGAGATCGGCCAGGTCCCCCTCCTCACCCTGGAGGAGGAGATTGACCTGGCCCGGAAGGTGGAGGAGGGGATGGAGGCCATCAAAAAGCTCTCCGAGGCCACCGGCCTCGAGGCCGACCTGATCCGGGAGGTGGTGCGGGCCAAGATCCTGGGCTCGGCCCGGGTGAGCCAGATCCCCGGCCTGAAGGAGAAGCTCTCCCCCGAAACGGTGGAGGAGATTGACCGGAAGCTTAAGAGCCTGCCCAAGGAGCTCAAGCGCTACCTCCACATCGCCCGGGAGGGCGAGGCGGCGAGGCAGCACCTGATCGAGGCCAACCTGCGCCTGGTGGTCTCCATCGCCAAGAAGTACACGGGGAGGGGCCTCTCCTTTTTAGACCTAATCCAGGAGGGCAACCAGGGCCTGATCCGGGCGGTGGAGAAGTTTGAGTACAAGAGGCGGTACAAGTTCTCCACCTACGCCACCTGGTGGATCCGGCAGGCCATCAACCGGGCCATCGCCGACCAGGCCCGGACCATCCGCATCCCCGTCCACATGGTGGAGACGATCAACAAGCTCTCCCGCACCGCAAGGCAGCTCCAGCAGGAGCTGGGCCGGGAGCCCACTTACGAGGAGATCGCGGAGGCCATGGGGCCCGGCTGGGACGCCAAGCGGGTGGAGGAGACCTTCAAGATCGCCCAGGAGCCCGTCTCCCTGGAGACCCCCATTGGCGACGAGAAGGACAGCTTCTACGGGGACTTCATCCCCGACGAGCACCTCCCCTCCCCCGTGGAAGCGGCGGCCCAGAGCCTCCTCTCGGAGGAGCTGGAAAAGGCCCTCTCCAAGCTCTCCGAGCGGGAGGCCATGGTGCTCAAGCTCCGCAAGGGGCTGATCGACGGCCGGGAGCACACCCTGGAGGAGGTGGGGGCCTTCTTCGGGGTCACCCGGGAGCGGATCCGTCAGATTGAGAACAAGGCCCTGCGCAAGCTCAAGTACCACGAGAGCCGGACCCGGAAGCTTCGGGACTTCCTAGACTGAACCGGGCCACCTCCAAAAGCCCCTCCCCCTCGTCCCTCACCAGGGCCACCTCCCGCACGGTGAAGGACCCGATCGGGGGAGGGGGGAGTTTTTGGGCTAGGGAGCGGGCCTCCTCCTCAGAGAGGCCCAGGGCCAGGGTGAAGTGGGGGATGAAGCTCGGCCCCTCCAGCTCCTTCAAGGGAGGGGCCAGGGGCTCGAGGGCGTGGTGGAGGCGGCGAAAGGCCCCGCCCCCATAGGCCCGGAGGTAGACCACCCCCTGGGGGAAGTGGCCCCACCGGCCCAGGCGGAGCCGGAAGGGGGCGTGCCCCCGGAGGATCCCCTCCAGGCCCCGGAAGAGGGCCTCCTCCTCGTACGGCCACTCAAAGGGCTGGCGCAGGTTGAGGTGGGGCGGGCCGAAGCCCCGGACCCCGTGGGCGGCCTGAAGCTCCTCCATAAAGGTCCGGAGGCGCTCCGGCGGCCAGACCAAAACGCCGTACACGGGGCCAGTATACCAGCGCCCGGCCCAGGGTCTTCCCCAAAGCCCCGCCGCAAAAAGCTCAGGGGCGCCGAGGGCACACGCCAAGCCGGGGTGGCTTACCGGGGCCCCCATCCTGGCGCGGGGCCTGGATGGGGTGGTATTAGCGGGTCTTCAGGGCAGAAAGGAGCTC
This region includes:
- the rpoD gene encoding RNA polymerase sigma factor RpoD, encoding MSKKKSKKEKEPLAAEEKEAPTPQEPGAVLVAGEQQVASPLGEHQEDEPPPDLEAELPEVLDDPELDPEVLQDPESLLLEPDLLAASPLGEHLEEELEEEEELALPRVSTSDPVRQYLHEIGQVPLLTLEEEIDLARKVEEGMEAIKKLSEATGLEADLIREVVRAKILGSARVSQIPGLKEKLSPETVEEIDRKLKSLPKELKRYLHIAREGEAARQHLIEANLRLVVSIAKKYTGRGLSFLDLIQEGNQGLIRAVEKFEYKRRYKFSTYATWWIRQAINRAIADQARTIRIPVHMVETINKLSRTARQLQQELGREPTYEEIAEAMGPGWDAKRVEETFKIAQEPVSLETPIGDEKDSFYGDFIPDEHLPSPVEAAAQSLLSEELEKALSKLSEREAMVLKLRKGLIDGREHTLEEVGAFFGVTRERIRQIENKALRKLKYHESRTRKLRDFLD
- a CDS encoding class I SAM-dependent methyltransferase, translating into MTLEEYHRLTPLPHPRGVVYVKPGARGYPDPVYDLLARTVEPFGERALDLNPGVGWASLPLEGRMEVDRLETSKAALLALERSGLKARRALPWEAEEGAYDLALLVLPAGRGSRYTQLALLGAARALRPGGRLYLAGDKNKGFERYFKEAKALLGYGLVLKREGAARVALLEKEREAPPLPEVWSSFTEEVYGRTFRFFHLPGVFSAGRLDPASRLLLEALEEVEEIRGLEVLDLGAGYGGLTLPLAHRGARVSAVEDDWASVLSLRRSLEENNLQAEVYHSDVDEALPEEARYTIVVTNPPFHVGGSFILDVAQAFVHAAYARLRPGGRFYLVANPFLKYEPLVEALFGQCETLRLEAYKVLFAVRR
- a CDS encoding aspartate kinase, which encodes MALVVQKYGGTSVGDLERIHKVAQRIAHYREKGHRLAVVVSAMGHTTDELIALARRVNPRPPFRELDLLTTTGEQVSVALLSMQLQAMGIPAKGFVQHQIGIFTDGRYGNARILKVEPGRIQKALEEGYVAVIAGFMGTTEEGEITTLGRGGSDTTAVAIAAALGAKECEIYTDTEGVYTTDPHLIPEARKLPVIGYDQMLEMAALGARVLHPRAVYYAKEYGVVLHVRSSFSYNPGTLVKEVDAMEMGKAVTGVALDLDHAQIGLIGIPDQPGIAARVFQALAEKGIAVDMIIQGVPGHDPSRQQMAFTVNKDFAQEALEALEPVLAEMGGEAILRPDIAKVSIVGVALASTPGIPARMFQAVASVGANIEMISTSEVRISVIIPAEYAEAAVRAVHQAFELDKE
- a CDS encoding 2'-5' RNA ligase family protein, coding for MYGVLVWPPERLRTFMEELQAAHGVRGFGPPHLNLRQPFEWPYEEEALFRGLEGILRGHAPFRLRLGRWGHFPQGVVYLRAYGGGAFRRLHHALEPLAPPLKELEGPSFIPHFTLALGLSEEEARSLAQKLPPPPIGSFTVREVALVRDEGEGLLEVARFSLGSPEASGSGSRGT